The following are encoded in a window of Anopheles stephensi strain Indian chromosome X, UCI_ANSTEP_V1.0, whole genome shotgun sequence genomic DNA:
- the LOC118508961 gene encoding uncharacterized protein LOC118508961 isoform X2: protein MDESVRNSTKLDIEGVRQQSATQALRAESERKESYRKLGEPDVNRNGFDGGLTTATTRTESSLRMPRENGTGAKDGEEERMLNGGGLDAPTVRGDGEPTEKDKLAQKEVEVKFIPSQNGDARIDMELESQQALTGMTKEELMKYANDPFWVRLRWLLFVLFWALWGAMLLGSFYIIYDAPKCAAPVPLTWWQEGPLVELTGDQYAEQLPEVERYGAKGVIYQLPADETYLIHTAAVQGKVKQLVSTFGTKNIKVVVDITPNFVTKDDALFQEALRQPDSAAHAAFVWREPGLKPPNWLSIAEEGSAWKNASNNQYVLSQFGPDRYDLQLGEPVARDKLKATLRALLELGVRGVRLANAKHLLINRDGGNESPMNLEEADKSLTHTDYGFWAHKETTYREGLGELFHELADLVHTETGGDAFLSVTEDILRPEVFATNGTLPIDAPLYGNIEFDLREESGPDVARKLRHDIENAYRTINGYKALGESDKPWLQLRYNRASLEHVPASEYSVFHFLLPGVPVFPLDVLTNGNVSHESVETLEKFRATPSFQHGLFNVYNDANASAIAYTRLKSGNPGYFVVLNLAQAEQRTLDFSGIDGIGSELTVVLTSQNYAVPNVGVKTKVPVDAVPLSPRSALVATYVPTK, encoded by the exons ATGGATGAAAGCGTTCGCAATAGTACGAAGCTAGATATCGAAGGCGTTAGGCAGCAGTCGGCGACCCAAGCGCTGCGAGCTGAGAGTGAACGCAAAGAAAGTTACAGGAAGCTAGGCGAACCGGACGTTAACAGGAACGGGTTTGACG GTGGTTTGACGACAGCAACAACCCGTACGGAAAGCAGCCTACGGATGCCGCGCGAAAACGGTACCGGTGCCAAGGATGGCGAGGAGGAGCGTATGCTGAACGGCGGCGGACTGGATGCACCGACCGTCCGGGGCGATGGCGAACCGACCGAGAAGGACAAGCTCGCCCAGAAGGAGGTGGAGGTGAAGTTTATCCCGTCGCAGAATGGGGACGCCCGTATTGACATGGAGCTGGAGAGCCAG CAAGCGCTCACCGGCATGACGAAGGAAGAGCTGATGAAGTACGCGAACGATCCGTTCTGGGTACGTTTGCGCTGGCTGCTGTTCGTACTGTTCTGGGCCTTGTGGGGTGCGATGTTGCTCGGTTCGTTCTACATCATCTACGACGCACCGAAGTGTGCCGCACCGGTCCCGCTAACCTGGTGGCAGGAGGGTCCACTGGTCGAGCTGACCGGTGACCAGTACGCGGAGCAGCTGCCCGAGGTCGAGCGGTACGGGGCAAAGGGTGTGATCTATCAGCTGCCCGCCGACGAAACCTACCTCATCCATACCGCTGCCGTACAGGGCAAGGTAAAGCAACTGGTCAGCACGTTCGG CACGAAGAACATTAAGGTGGTGGTAGACATTACGCCCAACTTTGTCACCAAGGACGATGCGCTGTTCCAGGAAGCGCTCCGGCAGCCGGACAGTGCCGCCCATGCGGCATTCGTATGGCGCGAACCGGGCCTGAAGCCACCGAACTGGCTGTCCATTGCCGAGGAGGGTAGCGCTTGGAAGAACGCCTCCAACAACCAGTACGTGCTGTCCCAGTTCGGCCCGGACCGGTACGATCTGCAGCTCGGCGAACCGGTGGCCCGCGACAAGCTGAAGGCGACGCTGCGCGCACTGCTCGAGCTCGGCGTGCGCGGGGTCCGGTTGGCGAACGCGAAACATCTGCTGATCAACCGCGACGGAGGCAACGAATCGCCGATGAATCTCGAGGAGGCGGACAAATCGCTCACGCACACCGATTACGGCTTCTGGGCGCACAAGGAAACGACTTACCGCGAGGGTTTGGGCGAACTGTTCCACGAGCTCGCCGACCTGGTGCACACCGAAACGGGCGGCGATGCGTTCCTGTCCGTGACCGAGGACATCCTGCGACCGGAAGTGTTTGCCACCAACGGTACGCTACCGATCGATGCCCCACTGTACGGCAACATTGAGTTTGATCTGCGCGAAGAGAGTGGTCCGGATGTGGCGCGCAAGCTGCGGCACGATATCGAGAACGCGTACCGGACGATAAATGGATATAAGGCGCTGGGCGAATCGGACAAACCTTGGCTGCAGCTGCGCTACAACCGTGCATCGTTGGAGCACGTGCCAGCGTCGGAGTACAGCGTGTTCCACTTCCTGCTGCCCGGTGTGCCGGTCTTCCCGCTCGACGTGCTCACCAACGGCAACGTGTCGCACGAGAGTGTGGAAACGTTGGAAAAGTTCCGGGCGACACCTTCCTTCCAGCACGGGCTGTTCAACGTGTACAACGATGCGAATGCTTCGGCGATCGCCTACACACG GCTAAAGTCCGGCAATCCGGGATACTTTGTCGTGCTGAATCTCGCCCAAGCCGAACAGCGTACGCTCGACTTCAGCGGTATCGACGGTATCGGCAGTGAGCTGACGGTCGTACTGACCAGCCAGAACTATGCCGTCCCGAACGTTGGTGTGAA GACTAAGGTACCGGTGGACGCTGTACCGTTGTCGCCACGATCGGCCCTGGTTGCCACCTACGTACCGACGAAGTAA
- the LOC118508961 gene encoding uncharacterized protein LOC118508961 isoform X1: MDESVRNSTKLDIEGVRQQSATQALRAESERKESYRKLGEPDVNRNGFDGGLTTATTRTESSLRMPRENGTGAKDGEEERMLNGGGLDAPTVRGDGEPTEKDKLAQKEVEVKFIPSQNGDARIDMELESQQALTGMTKEELMKYANDPFWVRLRWLLFVLFWALWGAMLLGSFYIIYDAPKCAAPVPLTWWQEGPLVELTGDQYAEQLPEVERYGAKGVIYQLPADETYLIHTAAVQGKVKQLVSTFGTKNIKVVVDITPNFVTKDDALFQEALRQPDSAAHAAFVWREPGLKPPNWLSIAEEGSAWKNASNNQYVLSQFGPDRYDLQLGEPVARDKLKATLRALLELGVRGVRLANAKHLLINRDGGNESPMNLEEADKSLTHTDYGFWAHKETTYREGLGELFHELADLVHTETGGDAFLSVTEDILRPEVFATNGTLPIDAPLYGNIEFDLREESGPDVARKLRHDIENAYRTINGYKALGESDKPWLQLRYNRASLEHVPASEYSVFHFLLPGVPVFPLDVLTNGNVSHESVETLEKFRATPSFQHGLFNVYNDANASAIAYTRYMLKSGNPGYFVVLNLAQAEQRTLDFSGIDGIGSELTVVLTSQNYAVPNVGVKTKVPVDAVPLSPRSALVATYVPTK; encoded by the exons ATGGATGAAAGCGTTCGCAATAGTACGAAGCTAGATATCGAAGGCGTTAGGCAGCAGTCGGCGACCCAAGCGCTGCGAGCTGAGAGTGAACGCAAAGAAAGTTACAGGAAGCTAGGCGAACCGGACGTTAACAGGAACGGGTTTGACG GTGGTTTGACGACAGCAACAACCCGTACGGAAAGCAGCCTACGGATGCCGCGCGAAAACGGTACCGGTGCCAAGGATGGCGAGGAGGAGCGTATGCTGAACGGCGGCGGACTGGATGCACCGACCGTCCGGGGCGATGGCGAACCGACCGAGAAGGACAAGCTCGCCCAGAAGGAGGTGGAGGTGAAGTTTATCCCGTCGCAGAATGGGGACGCCCGTATTGACATGGAGCTGGAGAGCCAG CAAGCGCTCACCGGCATGACGAAGGAAGAGCTGATGAAGTACGCGAACGATCCGTTCTGGGTACGTTTGCGCTGGCTGCTGTTCGTACTGTTCTGGGCCTTGTGGGGTGCGATGTTGCTCGGTTCGTTCTACATCATCTACGACGCACCGAAGTGTGCCGCACCGGTCCCGCTAACCTGGTGGCAGGAGGGTCCACTGGTCGAGCTGACCGGTGACCAGTACGCGGAGCAGCTGCCCGAGGTCGAGCGGTACGGGGCAAAGGGTGTGATCTATCAGCTGCCCGCCGACGAAACCTACCTCATCCATACCGCTGCCGTACAGGGCAAGGTAAAGCAACTGGTCAGCACGTTCGG CACGAAGAACATTAAGGTGGTGGTAGACATTACGCCCAACTTTGTCACCAAGGACGATGCGCTGTTCCAGGAAGCGCTCCGGCAGCCGGACAGTGCCGCCCATGCGGCATTCGTATGGCGCGAACCGGGCCTGAAGCCACCGAACTGGCTGTCCATTGCCGAGGAGGGTAGCGCTTGGAAGAACGCCTCCAACAACCAGTACGTGCTGTCCCAGTTCGGCCCGGACCGGTACGATCTGCAGCTCGGCGAACCGGTGGCCCGCGACAAGCTGAAGGCGACGCTGCGCGCACTGCTCGAGCTCGGCGTGCGCGGGGTCCGGTTGGCGAACGCGAAACATCTGCTGATCAACCGCGACGGAGGCAACGAATCGCCGATGAATCTCGAGGAGGCGGACAAATCGCTCACGCACACCGATTACGGCTTCTGGGCGCACAAGGAAACGACTTACCGCGAGGGTTTGGGCGAACTGTTCCACGAGCTCGCCGACCTGGTGCACACCGAAACGGGCGGCGATGCGTTCCTGTCCGTGACCGAGGACATCCTGCGACCGGAAGTGTTTGCCACCAACGGTACGCTACCGATCGATGCCCCACTGTACGGCAACATTGAGTTTGATCTGCGCGAAGAGAGTGGTCCGGATGTGGCGCGCAAGCTGCGGCACGATATCGAGAACGCGTACCGGACGATAAATGGATATAAGGCGCTGGGCGAATCGGACAAACCTTGGCTGCAGCTGCGCTACAACCGTGCATCGTTGGAGCACGTGCCAGCGTCGGAGTACAGCGTGTTCCACTTCCTGCTGCCCGGTGTGCCGGTCTTCCCGCTCGACGTGCTCACCAACGGCAACGTGTCGCACGAGAGTGTGGAAACGTTGGAAAAGTTCCGGGCGACACCTTCCTTCCAGCACGGGCTGTTCAACGTGTACAACGATGCGAATGCTTCGGCGATCGCCTACACACG CTATAT GCTAAAGTCCGGCAATCCGGGATACTTTGTCGTGCTGAATCTCGCCCAAGCCGAACAGCGTACGCTCGACTTCAGCGGTATCGACGGTATCGGCAGTGAGCTGACGGTCGTACTGACCAGCCAGAACTATGCCGTCCCGAACGTTGGTGTGAA GACTAAGGTACCGGTGGACGCTGTACCGTTGTCGCCACGATCGGCCCTGGTTGCCACCTACGTACCGACGAAGTAA
- the LOC118508968 gene encoding uncharacterized protein LOC118508968, which yields MDYSKLFPLAVLLLLIGLTGECSAHECYVCSNQTGNTEKCLNTVKICQQGEDACLTEIRWGSTPYFSLGAQKQFYVSKRCAKKEICQRIRTKHMPYCTHIWYEDWTCSACCLGDRCNYYVISAAPTVTLSALLGTVVALGVLLRSIISS from the exons ATGGATTATTCGAAGCTATTCCCGctggccgtgctgctgctgctgattgggcTTACGGGCGAAT GTTCCGCGCACGAGTGCTACGTGTGCTCGAACCAAACCGGTAACACGGAAAAGTGTCTCAATACTGTAAAGATCTGCCAGCAGGGCGAGGACGCGTGTCTGACCGAGATCCGGTGGGGCAGCACACCGTACTTTTCGCTCGGCGCCCAGAAACAGTTCTACGTCTCGAAACGGTGCGCCAAGAAGGAGATTTGCCAGCGTATCCGCACCAAACATATGCCGTACTGTACGCACATCTGGTACGAGGATTGGACTTGTTCCGCCTGTTGCCTGGGCGATCGGTGCAACTACTATGTGATC AGTGCCGCACCCACGGTAACGCTATCCGCGCTGCTCGGTACGGTGGTCGCGCTCGGTGTGTTGCTGCGCAGCATTATAAGCAGCTGA